A single region of the Biomaibacter acetigenes genome encodes:
- a CDS encoding sugar isomerase domain-containing protein produces MAKVEKKASAVDKYYSRVTEYISKIYTEERQNIEKAADLMTEQIAQNKVIHAIGPGAHSRIGVEDLFFRAGGLVPINAILEFSMDQGALRSMLLERVPGIATALLDYYKVKKDDLLILINAYGINAATIETALECKKRGTKIIAVTSPVNARAIPENHPARHPSGKNLCDLEPDVMIDCKMPVGDAVVELEGLDVKVGPITTVVISYIVNTMVCRTVEKLIEKGIEPPVIVSVNTPDAGRRNQRYFEEYYNVLKRL; encoded by the coding sequence GTGGCAAAGGTGGAAAAGAAGGCCAGCGCCGTAGATAAATATTATAGCCGGGTTACGGAATATATTAGTAAGATATACACCGAGGAGAGGCAGAACATAGAAAAGGCGGCAGACCTTATGACGGAGCAGATCGCCCAAAACAAAGTCATACACGCCATTGGTCCCGGAGCTCATTCCAGGATAGGGGTTGAAGATTTGTTCTTTAGGGCGGGGGGACTGGTTCCCATAAACGCCATTCTGGAGTTTTCCATGGATCAGGGAGCTTTAAGATCCATGCTCCTGGAGAGGGTACCGGGAATAGCGACAGCCCTTTTAGATTACTATAAGGTGAAAAAAGATGATTTGCTTATATTGATAAACGCCTATGGCATTAACGCTGCAACCATTGAAACAGCCCTTGAATGCAAAAAACGCGGTACAAAAATCATCGCCGTCACATCTCCGGTCAATGCCAGGGCTATTCCGGAAAATCACCCGGCACGGCATCCCTCCGGTAAAAATCTGTGCGATCTGGAACCTGACGTTATGATAGATTGCAAGATGCCGGTAGGTGATGCGGTAGTAGAGCTGGAGGGGCTGGATGTGAAAGTGGGCCCCATAACCACGGTAGTCATATCATATATAGTAAATACCATGGTCTGCCGCACCGTTGAAAAATTAATCGAAAAAGGTATAGAGCCCCCGGTAATTGTCAGCGTAAATACTCCCGATGCCGGGAGGAGAAATCAGCGCTACTTTGAAGAATACTACAATGTCCTGAAAAGATTG